The following are from one region of the Gloeomargarita lithophora Alchichica-D10 genome:
- a CDS encoding response regulator transcription factor, with protein MTAEAPTIILIDDDSQLRFLTKEYLELEGGYRVVTAANGQEGWNLLSEVHPSLVVCDVMMPLMDGFEFVQKLRQNPRLRSVPLIFLSAKGDVGDRIVGLNAGGDVYLVKPFEPEELLAQIRSSLARLGWATQGESPAQFPPDTYLTPTERRVLRLVAQGLTNQQVADELNVSRRTVESHVSNMLNKIGLGNRTELARWAMNYMGA; from the coding sequence ATGACTGCTGAAGCACCCACTATTATTCTGATTGATGACGACAGCCAATTGCGGTTCCTCACCAAGGAGTATCTGGAGTTGGAGGGTGGCTACCGGGTTGTAACGGCGGCCAACGGGCAAGAAGGCTGGAATTTGTTGAGCGAAGTGCATCCCAGCCTGGTGGTCTGTGATGTGATGATGCCGCTGATGGATGGGTTTGAGTTTGTCCAAAAACTGCGCCAAAATCCCCGTTTGCGCTCCGTGCCTCTCATTTTTCTCTCCGCCAAGGGGGATGTGGGCGACCGGATTGTGGGGTTGAACGCCGGGGGGGATGTGTATTTGGTCAAACCTTTTGAGCCGGAAGAATTGCTGGCCCAAATCCGTTCGTCCCTGGCGCGGTTGGGTTGGGCGACCCAAGGGGAATCGCCAGCCCAGTTCCCCCCAGACACCTATCTCACCCCCACCGAGCGGCGAGTTTTGCGGTTGGTGGCGCAGGGATTGACCAATCAACAGGTGGCGGATGAACTGAACGTGTCCCGGCGCACGGTGGAAAGCCATGTCAGCAATATGCTCAATAAAATTGGCCTCGGCAACCGCACCGAATTGGCACGCTGGGCGATGAATTATATGGGGGCTTGA
- the rdgB gene encoding RdgB/HAM1 family non-canonical purine NTP pyrophosphatase, producing the protein MNPVPIPPPFDLLVATTNPGKVREIRAYLPDYNCLIPPADLVLEETGDTFAENARMKATQAALALETWAIADDSGLAVESLDGAPGVFSARYGHTDGERIERLLFELGDERERSARFICVVAVANPQGEIVAQAEGVCGGEILLAPRGTGGFGYDPIFYVPAQGLTFAQMTPAQKQQVSHRGQALQALVLQLQHRR; encoded by the coding sequence ATGAACCCGGTGCCGATTCCACCCCCTTTTGACCTGCTGGTGGCGACCACCAATCCTGGTAAGGTGCGGGAAATTCGGGCTTATTTACCCGACTACAATTGCTTGATTCCGCCTGCGGACTTGGTTTTGGAGGAAACCGGGGACACCTTTGCGGAAAATGCCCGTATGAAGGCTACCCAAGCGGCTTTAGCTCTGGAAACTTGGGCGATTGCGGATGATTCCGGGTTGGCGGTGGAGAGTTTGGACGGGGCACCGGGGGTGTTTTCCGCCCGCTATGGCCACACGGATGGGGAACGGATCGAGCGGTTGTTGTTTGAATTGGGGGATGAGCGGGAACGCTCGGCTCGGTTTATTTGTGTGGTGGCGGTGGCGAATCCCCAGGGGGAAATTGTCGCCCAGGCGGAGGGGGTCTGTGGGGGCGAAATTCTGCTGGCACCCAGGGGCACGGGCGGATTTGGCTATGACCCGATTTTTTATGTCCCGGCGCAGGGGTTGACCTTTGCCCAGATGACCCCGGCGCAGAAACAGCAGGTCAGCCACCGGGGGCAAGCCCTGCAAGCTCTGGTACTGCAACTCCAGCATCGGCGGTGA
- a CDS encoding efflux RND transporter periplasmic adaptor subunit, whose amino-acid sequence MMPGWDWRVWLGNKIALVTLLLAGVGLGLIILNAGRRSPERVASPLPVQVTRLEPVASYLVTRFYTGEVVATRRSELGFERGGMVVAIAYDRGQRVLAGAVVARLDTQNLQAELAQLQAERLRAIAQLQELQTGPRREVMAAARSEVANLENQLRLENLRRERRRSLYEEGAISREQLDEVSFNRDALAERLAAARSRWEELANGTRPEVIAAQKATVAQIEASINNVQITIAKSLLRAPFAGVVGERRVDEGTVVQAGQGILRLVEQTQPEVEIGVPPQVAARLTLGSSQTVQVGQRTYAARLIALQPETEPQTRTRTVVLQLQGTELGLPAPGEIARLSVTQTVAMSGYWLPVMALAKGERGLWSVLVLGENNRVQRRDVEVLHTDGERVLVRGTVSPGESVVSQGMHRLVGGQVVQPK is encoded by the coding sequence ATGATGCCGGGGTGGGATTGGCGGGTTTGGCTGGGGAACAAAATAGCCCTTGTGACCCTATTGCTGGCGGGGGTGGGATTAGGGCTAATCATCCTGAACGCAGGGCGGCGGTCACCGGAGCGGGTGGCTTCCCCCTTGCCGGTGCAGGTGACTCGCCTTGAGCCGGTGGCCTCCTATCTGGTGACCCGATTTTACACCGGGGAGGTGGTGGCGACCCGGCGCAGTGAACTGGGGTTTGAGCGGGGGGGGATGGTGGTGGCGATTGCCTACGACCGGGGGCAGAGGGTACTGGCGGGAGCGGTGGTTGCCCGGTTGGATACCCAAAATTTGCAGGCGGAGTTGGCGCAGTTGCAGGCCGAACGCTTGAGAGCCATCGCCCAGTTACAGGAATTGCAAACCGGACCCCGCCGGGAGGTGATGGCCGCCGCCCGCTCGGAGGTGGCCAATTTGGAAAATCAACTGCGCTTAGAAAATTTGCGTCGGGAGCGGCGCCGTTCGCTCTACGAAGAGGGGGCAATCTCCCGGGAGCAACTAGATGAGGTGTCTTTCAATCGGGATGCCTTGGCGGAGCGTCTGGCCGCCGCCCGCAGTCGGTGGGAAGAATTAGCCAACGGGACTCGCCCGGAGGTGATTGCCGCCCAAAAAGCCACCGTGGCGCAAATTGAGGCCAGTATTAACAATGTGCAAATCACTATTGCCAAGAGTCTCCTGCGGGCACCCTTTGCGGGGGTGGTGGGGGAACGCCGGGTGGATGAAGGGACGGTGGTGCAGGCGGGGCAGGGGATTCTCCGGCTGGTGGAGCAGACCCAACCGGAGGTGGAAATTGGGGTGCCGCCCCAGGTGGCCGCCCGCTTGACCCTGGGCAGTTCCCAAACCGTGCAGGTCGGCCAGCGCACCTACGCCGCGCGCCTGATCGCCCTTCAGCCGGAAACCGAACCCCAAACCCGCACCCGGACTGTGGTTTTACAACTCCAGGGTACTGAACTAGGGCTTCCGGCTCCCGGCGAAATCGCCCGGTTATCCGTCACCCAAACCGTGGCCATGAGCGGCTATTGGTTGCCGGTAATGGCCTTAGCCAAGGGGGAGCGGGGGCTGTGGTCGGTGCTGGTTCTGGGGGAAAACAACCGGGTGCAGCGGCGGGACGTGGAAGTGTTACACACGGACGGGGAGCGGGTGTTGGTGCGGGGCACCGTCAGCCCTGGGGAATCGGTGGTCAGCCAGGGGATGCACCGACTGGTGGGGGGTCAAGTGGTGCAACCAAAATAA
- a CDS encoding single-stranded DNA-binding protein, whose protein sequence is MNLCILQAEIMQEPQLRYTPDNQLAVTDMLVQFPGLRPDDPQGRLKVVAWGGLAEQSVKQFKTGDQVLIEGRLGMVKVDLPGGSRTTRAELTAARIFPVQVGESVGGEAVPPAAPVATSAPSPTPVTDEPGADSTPF, encoded by the coding sequence ATGAATCTGTGCATCCTCCAAGCGGAAATCATGCAGGAACCCCAACTGCGCTACACCCCGGACAATCAACTGGCGGTGACGGATATGTTGGTGCAGTTTCCGGGTCTGCGTCCCGATGACCCCCAGGGGCGGCTGAAGGTGGTGGCCTGGGGTGGCTTGGCCGAGCAGTCGGTTAAACAATTCAAAACTGGGGATCAGGTGCTGATCGAAGGTCGCCTGGGTATGGTGAAAGTGGATTTACCCGGCGGTAGTCGCACCACCCGGGCGGAGCTAACTGCGGCGCGGATTTTCCCGGTACAGGTGGGGGAATCCGTGGGAGGAGAAGCCGTCCCACCCGCCGCTCCGGTTGCTACATCTGCACCCAGCCCCACCCCCGTTACCGATGAACCCGGTGCCGATTCCACCCCCTTTTGA
- a CDS encoding NAD-dependent epimerase/dehydratase family protein: MRVLITGGAGFIGSAVQDIYVQAGHEVAILDNFTAGNPAYVHPQSRVYQSDLRESQAVGQILQEWQPQVVSHHAAQIDVRQSVAQPVEDAQINILGALNVLEAAAKGGVKQFIFASSGGACYGELQQIPAPENHPLQPISPYGIAKVTMEHYLHFYYQVYGLCYGILRYANVYGPRQGITGEAGVITAFITALLTGQTPVIYGGGTQTRDYVYVGDVAQVNLQILGRLEPLTLNIGTGQETSVLTLYELMQKLISTKITPQFLPERLGEISRSALEVGQVRQILGWQAQTPLQKGLQATLDWYRQVLG, translated from the coding sequence ATGCGTGTTTTGATTACCGGCGGGGCGGGTTTTATTGGCTCCGCTGTCCAAGATATTTATGTGCAAGCTGGTCATGAGGTGGCGATTTTAGATAATTTCACCGCCGGGAACCCGGCCTATGTGCATCCCCAAAGTCGGGTGTATCAGTCGGATTTACGGGAATCCCAGGCGGTAGGGCAGATTCTCCAGGAATGGCAACCCCAGGTGGTCAGCCACCATGCCGCCCAGATTGATGTGCGTCAGTCCGTCGCCCAACCGGTCGAGGATGCCCAGATTAATATCTTGGGGGCATTAAATGTGTTGGAAGCCGCCGCCAAAGGGGGGGTTAAACAGTTTATTTTTGCCTCTTCGGGGGGGGCGTGCTATGGGGAATTGCAACAGATTCCCGCCCCGGAAAATCACCCTTTGCAACCCATTTCTCCCTACGGTATTGCCAAGGTGACGATGGAGCATTATTTGCATTTTTATTATCAGGTGTATGGGTTATGTTATGGGATTTTGCGCTATGCCAATGTGTATGGTCCCCGGCAGGGCATTACGGGGGAAGCGGGGGTGATTACGGCATTTATTACGGCGTTATTAACGGGACAAACTCCGGTGATTTATGGGGGGGGTACCCAGACGCGGGATTATGTATATGTGGGGGATGTGGCGCAGGTGAATTTACAAATTTTAGGGCGGTTAGAACCCTTGACGCTTAATATCGGCACCGGTCAAGAGACTTCGGTTTTAACATTATATGAACTGATGCAGAAGTTAATTTCCACGAAAATTACGCCCCAATTTTTGCCAGAGCGGTTGGGGGAAATTAGCCGCAGTGCCCTGGAGGTGGGTCAGGTGCGGCAAATTCTGGGTTGGCAGGCGCAAACCCCTTTGCAGAAAGGGTTACAGGCGACTTTGGATTGGTATCGGCAGGTGTTGGGTTAG
- a CDS encoding efflux RND transporter permease subunit yields the protein MARLLFRNLRLLILVILLILTWSLVTYAALPRLEDPELTSRFALITTLLPGGTPERTEALVTEPIEARIAEIPEVERYESTTRAGVSTISVELLERVGRSQVPLVWSRVRDKLRDVQAELPSEAEEPELDEGEVRAHALLVALAWALDNPPNYGILRRRAEILEDALRNLPGTDEVALFAAPQEEINVTVDTQTLAGLGITASELAQQIQQSDAKTAAGQYRGESNLLYEVQGELDSLSRLQQLPIRCDRCGSNREFRLLGDLATIHKGIRLPPMALAFTEGKAAVVVGAYVQSGIRLDRWAGSAYQVLDHFQADLPQGIELQILFDQNPYVTARLNNLTANLFSGALILFGICVVMMGWQQALAVQIALPLSVALALIVMGILGIPLHQMSVTGLIVALGILIDNAIIVVDEMHLRLQTGMPAEQAIQETVGYLTAPLLGGTLTTVFAFAPIALLPGAVGEFVGTIGLMVILTVLASLGVGLTLTPAMAARFYQWNLTPPWLRRTLGQRHWWQNGFTNAALSAGYRRSLTWALRYPKRTIALCLVLPVLGLVLLASLNVQFFPPADRQQLLIELELPPASSLAQTQAVTQRVEATLKGHPQVQRVFWLLGASAPRVYYNQLTDRENESRFAGAIVQMDGIAPDALIQELQTELNQTDPTARILVRPFEQGPPFEAPVELRIYGSDLSRLQQLSAQVARIFTTIPTITQVRTRLTEVLPQLALDIDEPEARSLGLSRREIAQQLATLTEGIRGGTMVEDTEEVPVRVQLANSDRDDLAQLQSVNVLPPDRQGYLPLEGIGTLTLTPSPAAITRRNGQRVSVVQGYLTAGTLPATALGEIRQRLEREFALPPGYRWEFGGEEEERNQATSGLAGSAIILGMALAVTLVLAMNSFGLAGWIGIVAILSVGFGGLSLGVFGYPFGFNPIIGTVGLIGVAVNDSITVLTALDRQTQAQRGDIDAMVDTVIHTTRHVLTTTLTTMAGFLPLILGGGGFWPPMAVVIAGGVGGATVLALYFIPCGYRLGQSRRP from the coding sequence ATGGCACGGTTATTGTTCCGCAACCTAAGACTGTTGATCCTGGTGATTTTGCTGATCCTGACCTGGAGCCTGGTGACCTACGCCGCTTTGCCCCGGTTGGAAGACCCGGAACTCACCTCCCGGTTTGCTTTGATTACCACCCTCTTGCCGGGGGGCACCCCGGAGCGCACGGAAGCCCTGGTGACGGAGCCGATTGAGGCGCGCATTGCCGAAATTCCCGAAGTTGAACGTTACGAGTCCACCACCAGGGCGGGGGTTTCCACCATTTCCGTAGAACTGCTGGAGCGGGTGGGTCGCTCCCAAGTCCCCTTGGTATGGTCACGGGTGCGGGATAAACTCCGGGATGTGCAGGCGGAACTCCCCTCGGAGGCAGAGGAACCGGAACTGGACGAGGGGGAAGTGCGTGCCCATGCCCTGCTGGTGGCCTTGGCCTGGGCATTGGATAATCCCCCTAACTATGGGATTTTGCGGCGGCGGGCAGAAATTCTGGAAGATGCCCTGCGGAACCTGCCGGGTACCGATGAGGTGGCTCTGTTTGCTGCCCCCCAGGAGGAAATTAACGTGACTGTGGACACGCAGACCCTGGCGGGGTTGGGGATCACCGCTTCGGAATTGGCGCAACAAATTCAACAGAGCGATGCTAAAACGGCGGCGGGACAGTACCGGGGGGAAAGTAATCTGCTCTACGAGGTGCAGGGGGAGTTGGATAGCCTGTCTCGTTTGCAACAACTGCCAATTCGCTGTGACCGGTGTGGCTCGAATCGGGAATTTCGGCTCTTGGGCGATCTGGCCACCATCCACAAGGGCATCCGGTTACCACCGATGGCATTGGCATTTACGGAAGGAAAGGCGGCGGTCGTGGTGGGTGCCTATGTGCAGTCGGGGATTCGCCTGGATCGTTGGGCAGGGAGTGCTTACCAAGTTCTGGATCATTTTCAAGCGGACTTACCCCAGGGGATCGAATTGCAGATTTTATTTGACCAAAATCCTTACGTCACTGCCCGATTAAATAACCTGACTGCCAATTTGTTTTCGGGAGCCTTGATCCTATTTGGGATTTGCGTTGTGATGATGGGCTGGCAACAGGCGTTGGCGGTGCAGATCGCCTTGCCTCTCTCGGTCGCCCTAGCTCTGATCGTGATGGGGATTTTGGGCATTCCTTTGCATCAAATGTCCGTGACGGGGCTGATTGTGGCGCTGGGGATTCTGATTGACAACGCCATCATTGTGGTGGATGAAATGCACCTGCGCTTGCAAACGGGGATGCCCGCTGAGCAAGCCATTCAGGAAACCGTGGGGTATTTGACGGCACCCCTGCTGGGCGGGACATTGACCACGGTGTTTGCCTTTGCGCCGATTGCCCTTTTGCCGGGGGCGGTGGGGGAATTTGTGGGCACCATTGGCCTCATGGTGATTTTGACCGTGCTGGCTTCCCTCGGTGTGGGATTGACCCTGACCCCGGCGATGGCTGCCCGGTTTTATCAATGGAACCTCACCCCGCCGTGGCTCCGGCGCACCCTGGGGCAAAGGCACTGGTGGCAGAACGGGTTTACCAACGCCGCTTTGAGTGCCGGGTACCGTCGTTCTCTCACCTGGGCACTGCGGTATCCCAAACGCACGATTGCCCTCTGTCTGGTGCTACCGGTGCTGGGATTGGTTTTGTTGGCGAGCCTGAATGTGCAGTTTTTCCCCCCGGCGGACCGCCAGCAGTTACTTATTGAATTGGAACTCCCCCCCGCTAGTTCTCTAGCGCAAACCCAGGCCGTGACCCAACGGGTGGAAGCCACGCTCAAAGGCCATCCCCAAGTCCAACGGGTGTTCTGGCTATTGGGTGCCAGTGCCCCGCGGGTGTACTACAACCAATTGACCGACCGGGAAAATGAAAGCCGTTTTGCCGGAGCCATTGTGCAAATGGATGGCATTGCCCCGGATGCGCTGATACAGGAATTACAGACCGAATTGAACCAGACCGATCCCACCGCCCGGATTTTAGTCCGCCCCTTTGAGCAGGGACCGCCCTTTGAAGCCCCCGTTGAGTTACGGATTTACGGCTCTGACCTCAGCCGGTTACAGCAGTTGAGTGCACAGGTGGCGAGAATTTTCACAACCATACCTACTATTACCCAGGTGCGTACCCGTCTGACGGAGGTTTTACCCCAACTTGCCCTCGACATTGATGAACCGGAAGCCCGCTCCCTGGGTCTCAGTCGCCGGGAAATTGCCCAACAACTGGCAACCCTAACCGAGGGTATCCGCGGGGGCACGATGGTGGAAGATACGGAGGAGGTGCCCGTCCGGGTGCAATTGGCTAATTCCGACCGAGACGACCTGGCGCAACTGCAATCGGTGAATGTATTACCGCCGGATCGTCAGGGTTATCTGCCTTTGGAGGGGATTGGCACGCTGACCCTTACCCCTAGCCCCGCCGCCATCACCCGGCGCAATGGCCAACGGGTTAGTGTCGTCCAAGGCTACCTGACGGCGGGGACGCTACCGGCAACCGCCCTAGGGGAAATTCGCCAACGCCTGGAGCGGGAATTTGCCCTGCCCCCCGGTTATCGCTGGGAATTTGGCGGCGAGGAGGAGGAGCGCAACCAGGCCACCAGTGGGTTAGCGGGTTCGGCAATTATCCTGGGCATGGCGCTGGCGGTGACTTTGGTGCTGGCGATGAATTCTTTTGGGCTGGCGGGCTGGATTGGGATTGTGGCGATTTTATCCGTGGGTTTTGGCGGCCTCTCCCTGGGGGTATTTGGCTATCCCTTTGGGTTTAACCCGATCATCGGCACGGTCGGTTTAATTGGGGTGGCGGTCAACGACTCGATCACAGTACTCACCGCCCTGGATCGCCAGACCCAGGCGCAACGGGGGGACATAGATGCCATGGTGGATACGGTGATCCACACCACGCGCCATGTCCTCACAACGACTTTGACCACTATGGCGGGATTCCTGCCTTTAATCCTGGGCGGGGGTGGGTTTTGGCCGCCCATGGCAGTCGTAATCGCCGGGGGGGTGGGGGGAGCAACGGTGCTGGCGCTTTATTTCATCCCCTGTGGGTACCGGTTGGGACAGTCCCGCCGCCCCTAA
- the dnaB gene encoding replicative DNA helicase — MLSDAPKRPRNSELSFSPHQLPPQNVAAEEAILGGILLDPEALGRISHLLKPEFFYIQSHQDIYRAALSLQMQGKPTDMTAVATWLQDQGLLEKVGGPAKLVQLVEQVVSAVNIDQYAALVADKYLRRQLIQAGQDILRLGYETTLSMEQVLDQAEQHIFAICQSQPRQELVSTAEMVSSIWQEIEQRSEDMLPPGITSGFYDLDALTQGFQRSDLIIVAGRPSMGKTSFCLNIARNIAATHRLPTALFSLEMSKEQLVYRLLSSEARIESTRLRTGRIAEQEWPNLNQAISNLAQLPIFIDDSASATMMEIRSKSRRLKSEQGSLGLVLVDYLQLMDSGTNSDNRVLELSRMTRGLKTLARELQVPVIVLSQLSRGVEHRTNKRPMLSDLRESGSIEQDADVVIMLYRDEYYNPDTPERGVSEVIIAKHRNGPTGVAKMLFDASFTQFRNMKH, encoded by the coding sequence ATGCTTTCGGATGCGCCCAAACGTCCTCGAAATTCGGAATTAAGTTTTTCTCCTCACCAATTACCCCCGCAAAATGTAGCGGCGGAGGAGGCGATTTTGGGGGGGATTTTGCTTGACCCGGAGGCTCTCGGTCGGATTAGTCATTTGCTCAAACCGGAATTTTTTTATATCCAATCCCACCAGGATATTTACCGGGCGGCCTTGAGTTTGCAAATGCAGGGAAAACCCACGGATATGACCGCCGTAGCTACTTGGTTGCAGGATCAGGGGCTATTGGAAAAAGTGGGCGGGCCGGCCAAATTGGTGCAGTTGGTGGAACAGGTGGTCAGTGCGGTCAACATTGACCAGTATGCGGCTCTGGTGGCGGATAAATACCTGCGGCGGCAATTGATTCAAGCGGGGCAGGACATTCTCCGGTTGGGCTACGAAACCACTTTATCTATGGAGCAGGTGCTGGATCAGGCGGAACAGCATATTTTCGCCATTTGTCAAAGCCAGCCCCGTCAGGAACTGGTGTCCACCGCTGAAATGGTCAGCAGTATTTGGCAAGAAATCGAACAACGCTCCGAGGATATGTTGCCGCCGGGGATTACCAGTGGTTTTTACGACCTGGATGCCCTCACCCAGGGGTTTCAGCGTTCAGATTTGATCATTGTGGCCGGTCGCCCCTCGATGGGGAAAACCTCTTTTTGCTTGAATATCGCCCGCAACATCGCCGCCACCCACCGCTTGCCCACCGCCTTATTTAGCCTGGAAATGTCCAAGGAACAACTGGTGTACCGGCTGTTGTCCAGCGAAGCCCGCATTGAAAGTACCCGCCTCCGCACTGGCCGCATCGCCGAGCAGGAATGGCCGAACCTGAACCAAGCGATTAGCAACCTGGCGCAATTGCCGATTTTTATTGACGATTCCGCCAGTGCCACGATGATGGAAATCCGCTCCAAAAGCCGCCGGTTAAAGTCAGAACAGGGCAGTCTGGGCTTGGTTTTGGTGGATTACCTGCAACTGATGGACAGTGGCACCAACAGCGATAACCGGGTGCTGGAATTGTCCCGCATGACCCGGGGCTTGAAAACCCTGGCGCGGGAATTGCAAGTGCCGGTGATTGTCCTGTCCCAGTTGAGCCGGGGGGTGGAACATCGCACCAACAAACGCCCCATGCTCTCGGATTTGCGCGAGAGTGGCAGTATTGAACAAGATGCGGACGTTGTGATTATGTTGTACCGAGATGAGTATTACAATCCCGATACGCCAGAGCGGGGGGTTTCGGAGGTGATTATCGCCAAACACCGCAATGGCCCGACGGGGGTAGCCAAAATGTTGTTTGATGCCAGTTTTACCCAGTTCCGCAATATGAAACATTAG
- a CDS encoding PadR family transcriptional regulator has protein sequence MSLAHAMATILLQSPQTGYDLSKEFDEKVSCYWQATSQQIYRELARMQEQGWVAVTVIPQSGRPDKKLYTLTELGQQELRRWIAEPSHPTAIREELLVKVRGGFMVPPALLLKEIERRQGYHQQKLAYYRSLEPEFGDLANLSPRQRHIYLTLRCGIRYETMWIEWCEEAMAHLTGLASGEVATP, from the coding sequence ATGTCCCTAGCCCATGCGATGGCCACCATTTTGCTCCAGTCGCCCCAGACGGGCTACGACCTGAGCAAGGAATTTGACGAAAAGGTGAGTTGTTATTGGCAGGCGACCTCCCAGCAGATATATCGGGAACTGGCTCGGATGCAGGAACAGGGTTGGGTAGCGGTGACGGTTATTCCCCAGAGCGGTCGCCCGGACAAAAAGCTCTATACGCTCACGGAACTGGGGCAACAGGAATTGCGCCGTTGGATCGCCGAACCCTCGCATCCCACCGCCATCCGCGAGGAATTGCTGGTCAAAGTGCGGGGGGGATTTATGGTGCCCCCCGCTTTGCTTCTCAAAGAGATCGAGCGGCGCCAGGGATACCATCAGCAAAAATTGGCCTACTATCGCTCTCTGGAACCGGAGTTTGGGGATTTAGCGAATCTTTCTCCTCGTCAACGGCATATTTATCTCACTTTGCGGTGCGGCATCCGCTACGAAACCATGTGGATCGAGTGGTGTGAGGAGGCTATGGCGCATTTGACCGGCTTGGCCAGCGGAGAAGTTGCAACGCCCTGA